The following are encoded together in the Gilvimarinus sp. DA14 genome:
- a CDS encoding molecular chaperone, which translates to MTLINRHIRLAVITAFALLLASHSFAYSVSPLRTELTPIGKGSTQRITITNTESKPITLALNPERITTDSEGKVSREPAADDIQVFPPQVILAPGKRQMIQIRYTGDANTLSSLYTIHVSQVPILATEGAAQIKVAMDFHVAVLVQPDDGAPQLSVENIIQDETNSGWKVNVVNRGNAAGRFNWGEWSAQTDSGKVNIPHNDLEIGESGYILPGDSRWITLPPSQSQTFSQIHSITFTPNTALASQ; encoded by the coding sequence ATGACTCTCATTAATCGACACATCCGTCTCGCCGTTATTACGGCATTCGCTCTGCTGCTAGCCAGCCACAGTTTCGCCTACAGCGTATCGCCCTTACGCACTGAACTGACGCCTATCGGTAAAGGCAGCACTCAGAGAATCACCATTACCAATACCGAATCCAAGCCTATCACGCTGGCGCTAAATCCTGAGAGGATCACTACCGATAGCGAAGGCAAGGTTTCCCGCGAACCGGCCGCGGATGACATTCAGGTGTTTCCGCCCCAGGTGATTCTCGCCCCCGGCAAACGTCAAATGATACAAATTCGCTATACAGGCGATGCCAATACTTTGTCGTCGCTGTACACCATTCATGTCAGTCAAGTACCCATTTTGGCCACAGAAGGTGCCGCCCAGATTAAAGTCGCCATGGATTTTCACGTCGCCGTATTAGTCCAGCCTGACGATGGAGCGCCGCAATTGTCAGTAGAAAATATCATTCAGGACGAGACGAATTCTGGCTGGAAAGTGAACGTGGTCAATCGCGGCAATGCGGCGGGAAGATTCAATTGGGGCGAATGGTCCGCGCAAACCGATAGCGGCAAAGTAAACATTCCCCACAATGATCTTGAAATTGGCGAGAGTGGTTACATTCTTCCGGGCGACAGTCGCTGGATTACCCTGCCCCCTTCGCAGTCACAGACCTTTTCTCAAATTCACTCTATTACTTTCACGCCGAATACGGCCCTGGCCAGCCAATAA
- a CDS encoding fimbria/pilus outer membrane usher protein: MSATDNSDALFQLTGPLYLDDRYLGDIDLQVDMSGNGVVDAKRFLQLLQPLVSQQLYTAFATIAESNDFVTFQSLSVFGAQVSYDSSTLGVNVALPASQRGGKVLRLSGMQAPKPTSAAQPAPVAAGLRLSGQSSWVYGDIDSMQRDIGRAEGFITLGGFEGITIESAVNYNSTLTDKTDIEGWKLTKDFFSSATRLQAGEIPILGSGLQSSTTIQGFGVYRQYQEIRPFQNVRPTGRQSLLLEQPSTVDIYVNGTKLQSINLPPGPYDLDDFPLLDGFNDVQFRIRDASGNEEIIDKSVFYSPAILGDGVTDFGVWAGEPAYNDNSGNDFVSSAYLLRGFGLATVGGNMQVSTTGYQLGNSTVIAGRNGFLAFDLAWGQNRYTGQHGMSAAVNGHLNLSLRKEEDLRLDFRAERIGRTMFNPMAGNARNSQLWQTSLTGSWKYNRDTSFSFGATLQQRRRYDENDWSTNLGLTRRFGELSLSVNATHTERANRNSESSFRLSLTLPIGQDSRGASRYDSRSGRTELELSRLRRNETSDWSAQAVVGSDSLEHSADMEAAWYGQRFYSRVNHNSVEPNQSNSGRIHASSIQLSTTLGYADGSLGWGRSSPTGFTLVDIHPSLKETSPYVVQTGEVMFKHDGLGPALIPAPLAYIMSDQEVVIDDLPLGYSFANSVRRIMPGFVSGYKFAIGTDAHKSVTGILLTAANQPAALLMGKLIPQANDSPTVEFFSSTNGQFFAEGLAQGRYDIVIQDTVRGTIEIPDGEDTLIDLGRVLIHE; the protein is encoded by the coding sequence GTGAGCGCAACTGACAATTCAGATGCGCTGTTTCAACTGACCGGCCCTCTTTACCTTGATGATCGCTATCTTGGCGATATTGATCTGCAAGTTGACATGTCGGGCAACGGCGTTGTCGATGCGAAAAGATTCTTGCAACTGCTTCAACCCCTTGTGTCGCAGCAGCTGTATACCGCATTCGCCACCATAGCCGAGTCAAATGACTTTGTGACGTTTCAGTCTCTCAGCGTCTTCGGTGCACAAGTGAGTTACGACTCCTCGACTCTGGGCGTGAATGTGGCCCTGCCGGCAAGTCAGCGCGGCGGGAAAGTTCTGCGCCTTAGCGGAATGCAAGCCCCCAAGCCAACCAGTGCCGCCCAGCCTGCACCGGTCGCTGCTGGATTGCGCTTGTCAGGCCAAAGCTCTTGGGTGTATGGCGATATTGACTCGATGCAAAGAGATATCGGGCGCGCCGAAGGTTTTATTACTCTGGGGGGATTTGAAGGCATAACCATTGAAAGCGCGGTGAATTACAACTCCACCTTGACCGATAAAACCGATATCGAAGGCTGGAAGCTCACCAAAGATTTTTTCTCCAGCGCGACACGTTTGCAGGCGGGGGAAATACCCATACTCGGAAGCGGCTTACAATCGTCCACAACGATACAAGGTTTCGGTGTCTACCGACAGTACCAAGAGATTCGCCCGTTTCAGAATGTACGCCCTACGGGCCGACAAAGCCTTTTACTTGAGCAGCCCTCTACCGTAGACATTTATGTCAATGGCACCAAACTGCAATCCATAAATCTTCCTCCCGGGCCCTATGATCTTGATGATTTCCCGCTGCTGGACGGTTTTAACGACGTACAATTTAGGATTCGCGATGCCTCGGGCAATGAAGAGATCATCGATAAATCCGTCTTTTACTCTCCCGCAATTTTAGGCGACGGTGTCACGGACTTTGGCGTTTGGGCTGGAGAGCCCGCCTATAACGACAACAGTGGCAATGATTTTGTCAGCTCAGCGTATCTGCTGCGCGGTTTTGGCTTGGCAACCGTGGGCGGCAATATGCAAGTGAGTACAACCGGTTATCAACTGGGTAACTCAACCGTTATTGCCGGTCGAAACGGCTTTCTCGCCTTTGATCTGGCCTGGGGGCAAAACCGATACACAGGTCAACACGGAATGTCCGCTGCGGTAAATGGTCATTTAAATCTTTCCCTGCGCAAAGAAGAGGACTTAAGACTCGACTTTCGCGCCGAGCGAATCGGCCGGACCATGTTCAACCCTATGGCGGGTAATGCACGCAACTCCCAGCTCTGGCAAACCTCCTTAACCGGCTCATGGAAGTACAATCGCGACACATCCTTTTCTTTTGGCGCAACGCTACAGCAGCGCCGCCGGTACGATGAAAACGATTGGTCCACCAACCTCGGCCTGACGCGTCGCTTTGGCGAGCTGAGCCTGAGCGTCAATGCCACCCACACCGAGCGGGCCAATCGCAACAGCGAAAGCTCTTTTCGTTTAAGTCTGACCCTGCCCATAGGGCAGGACTCTCGGGGCGCCAGCCGTTATGATTCACGCTCGGGTCGCACCGAACTCGAATTATCACGTTTAAGGCGCAACGAAACCTCCGACTGGTCTGCCCAGGCCGTGGTAGGCTCTGACTCGCTCGAGCACAGCGCCGACATGGAAGCTGCCTGGTATGGCCAGCGTTTTTACTCCCGCGTCAATCACAACTCGGTCGAACCAAACCAGTCTAACAGCGGCAGAATACACGCCAGCTCAATCCAGCTTTCGACAACGCTCGGCTATGCCGACGGTAGCCTCGGCTGGGGCCGCTCCAGTCCAACGGGTTTTACTCTGGTGGATATTCACCCTTCACTAAAAGAGACGAGCCCCTATGTCGTGCAGACCGGCGAAGTTATGTTTAAACACGATGGCCTGGGCCCCGCACTTATCCCCGCGCCTTTGGCGTATATCATGTCAGACCAAGAGGTGGTGATTGACGACTTACCCCTGGGGTACTCCTTCGCCAACAGTGTAAGACGCATTATGCCCGGCTTTGTGAGCGGCTATAAATTTGCTATTGGCACCGATGCCCACAAATCGGTAACAGGAATATTGCTCACAGCGGCGAATCAGCCAGCCGCGTTGCTAATGGGCAAATTGATTCCGCAAGCCAACGACTCACCGACGGTAGAGTTTTTCAGCTCGACCAACGGCCAATTTTTTGCCGAGGGCCTGGCACAAGGCCGCTACGATATCGTCATCCAAGACACCGTCCGCGGAACAATCGAGATTCCTGATGGTGAAGACACGCTTATTGATCTCGGGAGGGTTCTAATCCATGAATAA
- a CDS encoding YceI family protein, protein MLSTDVETDLTALKQGNYSLDPKHTSVLFKVSHLNVSEFVGRFNQASAELDYVPEDPAASRIRASVNMQSLDVNNPDFAETLKSCDWLCADTYPQALFVSDGRAERDGNTLIFRGTLQFRGVTQSAQLDVRINGATTNRLTGDYIIGFAANLSFKRSAFDMGRFVPAVGDDIDIEIHAEFIRN, encoded by the coding sequence GTGCTTTCCACGGATGTAGAAACAGATTTAACCGCCCTTAAACAGGGCAATTATTCGCTCGATCCCAAACACACCAGTGTCCTTTTTAAAGTTTCCCACCTGAATGTCTCTGAGTTTGTCGGCCGCTTTAACCAGGCCAGTGCAGAGCTCGATTATGTACCTGAAGATCCTGCAGCGAGCCGCATTCGCGCGTCGGTAAATATGCAGTCATTGGATGTCAATAATCCGGATTTTGCAGAAACGTTAAAAAGCTGTGACTGGCTCTGTGCTGACACCTATCCCCAAGCGCTATTCGTCTCTGATGGGCGTGCTGAGCGAGACGGCAACACTTTGATATTTCGCGGCACTTTACAATTTCGCGGCGTAACTCAGTCTGCGCAGTTAGATGTAAGAATTAATGGTGCCACTACTAACCGCTTAACCGGCGATTATATTATCGGCTTTGCGGCAAACCTTAGTTTTAAGCGCTCGGCATTCGATATGGGGCGTTTTGTTCCCGCCGTTGGCGATGACATCGATATAGAAATTCACGCCGAATTTATCCGCAATTAA